The following nucleotide sequence is from Mugil cephalus isolate CIBA_MC_2020 chromosome 18, CIBA_Mcephalus_1.1, whole genome shotgun sequence.
TCAATAGTGTCACAGGTTTTAATTATGATGCATTTCTACTGTGGCTATTAAACTGTGCTGGACTGATGCAGAGGTCTGGGACATGCTGGTGCACACTGCCCCCTACTGCCCCAACAGAGGAATCTGTGGCATCCGCTACAACTTAGTTTTATCTCCATTCACCAACATGACTCACTAGTATGAAGGTGCACACGTGTACACACCGTTTacattcctttcttttttccatgtTATCCGTCTCCATCCTCTCATATTTTATCATGATGCAGAAACGTTCCTTTGAAGATACACAATTACTGAGTGAAATGTTCAAACTCTGGATTCcacgtttgttttttaacatttaaatgtgtcggaactgtgttttattgtgtatttccACTATTTTAAACTGAGCTGTGTCACCCTCAAGAGGCATTTAAGATTCAACATCAGCTTCATCAACATTCATTTACATAGCACGTCTACTATACTTAGAAATTAAGTTACAATTTTTCATCTAAAGCTACAGAAACTGATTCTGATTTGGCCTCATAATTGTTTTATCACTTTATTCGTCATCTCCATTGCATTTATCCGACAGGTGCgctactttatttatatttcatgtatATTCTGTGCAAATAAAAATTGCATAAAACACTTTTTGAACTGAGCCAATACTTTGACTTAATCAGGAGAAAATTAAAGTGTGATGGACATTTATCTTTGAGCACAAAACCCTCTAAGTCAACTGGTTCATGACGAGGAAGATGTTTACTTCATTAATAGAGAAAGGTTTCAGTCACAGGGGTCGATATGTTGAGTTTAACTGTCATTGTTAATGCAGATATTTTACACACTGGTATAGAGACTTGTGTTTAACACTCTGAATGTATTTGCCTCGTCTCATTTCACATTAAAGATGGTTACTAGTCTTCTGTACCTACAAGGCAGCTTTAAAGCAAACTAAGAAACCTTTGCTGTGTTATTTAGTGCAGTTCAATGATCCCATGTGGccaaacaaatatgaaaatgtgatCTACTGTGTAGATCTTTACAGGTGTAAGGATGTGAAATGCTTGTGACATGTGTGCTGGTCACTCTCAGTTCGCCGGTGAAATATGAAGtgcatttgatttcatttttaaaatcaaaggAGGAGAATCATCACTGAGTGACAGCACATCATGACACTTCAGCAAATGTGCGAACAGAAGACAAGGCAGCACCAAGTGTGTgtacaaatacttttttaactttattaagCACTTTATGCCATGAACTCGTAGgggatgggctccagcagcTGTGGCTCGTTTTTCTTGGTGCTGACGAAGTGAGCGTTGCGGGGAGGAGCAGGCTGAGGAGGggagaatcaaaacaaaaacacatcagtctgtatacatacataaaatgaATCATACTTCCAACACCACTGCAGCATTGATAATCAGTCAATACTACTAAAGAGTCGGTTCAGGTCAGTTCATACCTGGCGCTTCAGCTCGATCCAGCTGCCTTTCTGCTTGGCCTCCATCTTCTTGCTCTCGTTCTCCTTGACACGCTGCAGGAAGCTGTCCCTGCTCTTTGAGTGCTTCACATGCTCAATGCGCACGTTGATCCTCTTGGCCAGGATCTTACCCCTGCGAGaatccaacacacacaactaatTCATATCAAATgcataaaaactttttttccgaCGATTACATTTTAATAGTTGAATTCCTCAGCTGTCTCCTAAATACAACCCCAGGTCAAAACGAGAAGTTAGGCTGGGATGCTTAAGGATGAACTACTTTTCCCCACATGAATGACCACCGAGGACACAAAGGTTCCTGGTGGCAAAGTGAAGATGGGGTTCACGTCCTTCTCAATGGATAAACAAGCAAAAACCAAGACTTTAATGTCCTGAGAAGTTTCTAAGAACAACAGCCACTTAAACATGAGCTCAAACGTAATTTAAAACAATGATTATACTCATAATCAACAATAAAGTGACCGCGCAGTTTGAGATTTTAGGTGTACTTGTGTTTGCCAGCTCAAAGcttgtcacaaacacaaactcccTTCCCTACTTACTTGATCTGCTTGTTGACAATGATGCCGACAGCATGCTGGGTTACATTGTAGACACGTCCTGTCTTGCCATGGTAGCATTTATGGGGCATACCTTTCTGAATGGTACCTGTGCCCTGGaaagaaatgtgacaaatgGCAACGtcagaataaatacaaacagcaacaaactcATCTCCACGTAATCCTCTGTGCTGCGTTACAATCGCTAGAGTTTCAATTTAACAAAACACTTCAAGTAAAAGTTCACATAAGGacttgaaatgcattttaactgGAGGAACAACCAAAGAGACTGAATGCAACAATATGTTCGCTATATCTTACCTTGATGTCAACGATGTCGCCCTTCTTGTAGATGCGCATGTAAGTGGACAGGGGGATTGGGCCTGTAAAGCACACACAGTCAACATGTTATTATAGACAGTTAATCCTTGATAGTACGCCACACAATAGACCATCTAAAGTCTAGACACATTACAATAAAGGTGCATTTTAAACTGGACTCACCATGCTTGCGGAATGGCCTGCTGAACATATACCTGGTCCCCCTCCTCTTGCCTCTGGTGTTCGTCATGATGCCTGATTACTGAAAGAAAGAACCACTAGTTCAGTCGTGACAGAGCCACAGgattttctttgatttcaaaCATTACACATCTGTTTAAATCGTACTGGTAACTGCATGTAAATAAAGACTCCAGACCTAGTAGCACACAAGCCAAAACTGAACTAAACCGAAACAAAATGAGCCAAGTGAGTGAGggcaaaattaaaaagcatATTACTGAAGTAATCAATGACAAAACGGTGGTATTCAAGGCAAAACTGCTGACCACACCGGCGTTGTATTGTCCAATGCACTGATCCGTGCTAGCAGGGACAACATATTTATCTACGAATTTAACAGTATGAAGATGAACACCATTCATTAATGTCTATAAATA
It contains:
- the rpl21 gene encoding 60S ribosomal protein L21 → MTNTRGKRRGTRYMFSRPFRKHGPIPLSTYMRIYKKGDIVDIKGTGTIQKGMPHKCYHGKTGRVYNVTQHAVGIIVNKQIKGKILAKRINVRIEHVKHSKSRDSFLQRVKENESKKMEAKQKGSWIELKRQPAPPRNAHFVSTKKNEPQLLEPIPYEFMA